GGCAATTTCCAGGATCTGAATTGGCATCCTGCCGTCGCCAAGACGGAAGGGACGGGCGGCAACGCCGCCGACGCCAAGCGCAAGCTGATCCTCAAGAACGGCGGCACAATCGAGGAGTCGCTGACCAAATATGACGCCGACGGCAAGTCGCTGAGCTACAAGATCGACGCCGTCGACGTGAAAGTGCTGCCGGTCAATAACTACGCTTCGACGATCAGCGTGAAGGAAGACGGCGGCAAGAGCGTCGTCGAATGGAAGGGCGCGTTTTATCGCGGCTTCATGAACAATGATCCGCCGCCGGAACTTTCCGACGAGGCGGGGCTGAAGGCGGTGAGCGATATTTACAAGTCGGGCCTCGCCGCGTTGAAGGCCAAGGCGGAGAGCAAGTAAGCGCCGCGCCATGCGCCAAGCGTCGGTCAACATTGCGCCGGTCGATATCCAGGGGAATCGGATGAAGGATTGTTTTCCTCACCCTCATCCTTCGAGCCGCCGCAGGCGGCGTCTCGAAGGACGAGGGTGAGGAAAAATTACGCGAAAACGGGCTTCCTCGTCCTTCGAGACGCGTGCTGCGCACGCTCCTCAGGATGAGGAAGCCCTTCACCCGATCGCCTTGGGTCGATATCGCCGCAACGCGCCGGCTCATCCTTGGCGCCGCGGCGGGGCTCGCTGTGTTTCTGCCGATTGCCGCATTTGCGGCGCATGGCGCGTCGCCGCTGAAAGTCGTCGAGACGACGATCGTGGATGCGCCGCCGGGCAAAGTCTGGGCGGCCGTCTCTGACTTCGCTCACGCCGACTGGCTGCCGGGCGTCGCCCGCGTCGAAGCGTCGGGCGATGATGTTCCCGATCAGGCGCGGCGCAGGCTGATCATGGCCGACGGCGGCGTCGTCGAGGAATTGCTGACGAAGCGCGACGCCGAGCGGATGATGCTTGGCGTGCATCGCGAAGGCGATGATGTGAAGCGGCTGCCGGCGACGAATTACACCGCGCTGATTACGCTGCGGCCCGCAGAAGACGGCAAGACGCAGGTCGAATGGAAGGCGCGCTTCTACCGCGGCTATCCCAACAACGACCCGCCGCCGGAATTGAACGACGACGTCGCCATCGCCGCGGTCACGGCGATGCAGCGCGCCTATCTTGCGGCGTTGAAGACGAAGGTGGAGGGGAGATGAGGCGCTGGCCGCGAATCCCCTCTCCCGCCGAAAACCGAGTGTTCTCGGTTTGCGCATCGGATGCCGAAGTCGGCAGCAGCCGACTTCGGTTCGGGAGAGGGTGTCACGCGGAACGCGTGACGGGTGAGGGCCCTCATCCGACCCCGCTTCGCGGGGCCACCTTCTCCCGCAAGCGGGAGAAGGAAGCGCGCCCCTTTTTCGCTGCTCTCCTCATTCTCTTCTCTTCCCCCGCCCTCGCCGACGAGGCCTTCGTCACCGCGCAAGGCGCCGACGCCCTCTCGATCGTCGATCTTTCCAAAATGCAGACCGTCGCGACGCTGCCGATCGGCGGCAAGCCGGCGGGAGTCGCGGTGTCGCGCGACGGCGCGCGCGCCTTCATCACCAGCCCCGAAGGCAAGTTTCTCACTGTCATCGACGCGGCGACGCGCACCATCGAGAAGCGCATTCCGGTCGAAGGCGGGCCGCTCGGCGTCGCCGCGAGCCCCGACGGCAAGCGCGTCTATGTCGCCGATCTTTATGGCCGGCGCCTCGTCGAGATTGTTCTCGCAGGCGGCGCGCAGCGCAGCGTCGGCGTCGGCGCAATGGCGTCGGGCGTCGCGGTGGCGCCGGACGGCAAGACGATCATCGTCGCCGACCGCGACGACAATGCGCTGTCCCTCATCGACGCGGCGACGTTTTCACGCGTTGCGACCATACCGGTCGGCAAGCATCCTTTCGGCGTGACGATCGACGCGTCCAGCGCGCGCGCCTATTCGGCCAATGTGGAATCCGACGATGTCAGCGTCGTCGACCTCGCTTCCCGCAAAGTCGTCGCGACGCTCAAATGCGGCAGCCGGCCCTATACTGTGGCGCTCGCCAAGGGTCGCGTCTTCGTCGCCAATCAGCATGGCGACAGCGTCAGCGTTTTCGACGCTGAAAGCTTGGCGCCGCTCGAAACGATAAAGGTCGGCGAATATCCGGAAGGCCTGGCGGTCAGCGGCGACGGGGCGCGCGTCTATGTCGCCAATTGGTTCTCGAACGAGCTCTGGGCGGTCGACGCGCAGACGCTGAAAGTTCTGGGCAAAGCGGAGACCGGCGACGGCCCGCGCGCGTTCGGCGCCTTTATTCGCGACGCCGATTGACGGGCTTACGTTTGGATATGCTCGGGCCGCACGCCAAGCCCGATGAGCCGCGCCGGCAGTCGGCGCAGCAGCGGAATGGCGTTGAGCAGCCGCAGCGCCAGCGGCGCATCGAAGGGCTTCTCCGCGGAGAGCACGCTACGCACCACGCGATTTTGAATGGCGAGCTGAATGGCCTGCGTCACGCGCGTCGGAAATTCGCGCCGGCGCTGCACGGCGCGCACGTCCCCATCGCTTAGCGCGTCGTCGCGCAGCTTCGCGGAAAGGAGATTGGCGGCGGCGACGGCGTCCTGGATCGCCAGGTTCACGCCGACGCCGCCAACCGGCGACATGGCGTGCGCGGCGTCGCCGATGCACAGCAATCCGGGGCGGCTCCATGTCTTGAGGCGGTTGACCTGAACCGTCAGCAGGCTGACGTCGGTCCAATCCTTGAGCGTATCGACGCGATCGGCGAGGAAGGGCGTTAAGCCGGCGATCGAATCACGAAACGTCTCGATGCCTTTCTCGCGTAATTTTTCGGCGTCGCCCTTGGGGATGACGCAGCCGCACTGCCAGTAGGCGCCGCGATCGATCATCGCCAGCATGCGCCCCGGCGCGACGCGGCCGAAGCTTTCGTCGGGATCGCTCTCCTTGCGCGGCAATTTGAACCACAGCACGTCCATCGGCGCGCCAAAGTCGTCGACGGGGAGCTTCGCGTCCTCTCGCATTCGCGAGCTGCGTCCGTCGGCGGCGATGACCAGCTTGGCCTCGATCTTCACTTCTCCTTCCGGCCCTTTCGCCGAAACGCCGCAGACGCGCTCGCCGTCTAACAAGAGGCGCTCGCCGGTAGTGTTCATCAGAAGGCGGAAATTCGGAAGCGCCCGCGCATGCGCCGCGATGAAATCGAGGAAATCCCATTGCGGCATGAAGGCGATGAAATTGCACGCGCCGGGGAGGCTCGAAAAGTCGGCGACCTTGTATTGACGTTCGCCGATCCAAGCCGATAGCTCATAGGCCTTGTGGTGGGGCAGCCGCAGGAATTCGTCGAGCAGGCCGAGCTCGTCCATGATGTGCAGCGTCGACGGGTGAATCGTGTCGCCGCGAAAATCGCGCAGAAAATCGGCGTGTTTTTCGAGGACGATCACATCGACGCCGGCGCGCGCCAGCAGAAATCCGGCCATGAGCCCGGCAGGGCCGCCGCCGACGACGCAGCAGGTCGTTGTAACAATCTGCGACATGGAGCCTCCGCCGCCTGGAGCCCGACGTTCCAGCGAGTCGAACATAGGCCACGCCGCACGGCGCTCCAAAACTGGTCGTCTGGCAGTGGCTTTTATAGACTAAGAGCAAACCGCGCCCACATGATCGCGAGCGTGATGCAGCTTACGGCGTAAACCGCAAAACGGAAGGGAACGTAATTAAACAAAATGTAAATCGCGGCGTGTACGGAGCGAGACGCCACATACATCCAGGCGAGCGAGAGCTGCAACGCGTCGGCGTTATGAAAAGCGATCATCAACAGCAAGACGACATAGAAGAGCGTCGGAACCTGCATGAGGTTATTGAATGCGCGAGCCGGGCGCTCGATCCATTCGCTCGGCGGTTCGGTCTCGTAGTCGCGAAAATATTTTAACGAAGCGCCCCCGAGAAGCACGGCGCCGTTCCGGGCAATCACCATTAGCAGCCAAACCACGGCGGTTAAGGCGAACATTGCAATCATGGGCGACACGATACCCGCAGGGTCAGCTGGAATGGCGGGCCGAGTCGACAGCGCCGCGATCGCAACCACGCCCGCCATAATGATGGCGAAGACAGCTAGATATTCGTTGCCGCTCGGTCGGCGCCCTTCTTCCTGGAATTCGGCCATCGATCTCCTCCCTCGAGAGATGCGCAAGCGAGGCGTTCACAGCCAGCGAAGCGCTCTTGAGATAAGCGTCATGCCCGCCCGCTCGGCGGAGATCACTTGCAATTTGCAAATAAATCAAGTTCGCTTGTTATTTGCAAGTAAATTTCATAACCTCTGCGGGTGTCCAAGAAATATCCCGCCCTCCGACGCTCCGACTGTCCGCTGAACGTCTGCCTCGAAATCTTCGGCGATCGATGGTCGCTGCTCATCATCCGCGACCTGCTGTTCAAGAAGCGGCACGAGTTCAAGGACTACCTCGCGGCCAAGGAACGTATCGCGACCAATGTCCTGTCGGATCGGCTGCGGCGATTGGAGGCAAGCGGCATCATCACGAAGACTGTGCATCCCTCCGATGCGCGCAAGGCGGACTACCGGCTGACTGAAAAAGGACTGGATCTAGCCCCTCTCCTCTTCGAAATGGCGCTTTGGGCGACGAAGCATGAGAAGACCGACGCCCCCACCGCTCTGGTGCGGCGAATGTCGGACGACCGTTCGAACCTGCTCGCAGAGCTGAGAGCCAACCACAGGCCGGCGCCGGCGCAAAAAAATCCGAGCGCAAGGGAGTGACGGGCTGGGCCTGAGAAGCTTGCGTCCGGTCTGATCCGGGCGCTCGACTTGGACGGGGCCGTCTCTCCCGCAAGGCTGGACATTGGCGCCATCAGACGCAATAAGGGGCCACGAAATTCGAGGACGCCAGATACATGTCCTATATCGTTCGCTTCTTCACCTGGTGGAACCGCGCCACGCTCAGCACCGGCCTCTGGACGCTGCTGTACGGCGAGCGCGTCGGCGAAGATGAATTCGGCAACGTCTATTACCGTCGGCGCGGCGGCAAGATCGATGCGGCGCTGGGGTTTGAACGGCGCTGGGTGATCTACAACGGCTATTGCGAGGGTTCGGCGACGCCGCCCGGGTGGTACGGTTGGCTGCACCACACGGTGGACACGCCGCCGACCGACGAGACCTATCGGCCGCGCTCCTGGGAGCTTCCGCACCAGGCCAATTTGACCGGAACGCCGCAGGCCTATCGGCCGCCGGGCTCTCAGCTTGCGCTGGGCGAGCGGCCGCCCGCCGGCGGCGACTACGCCCCCTGGCGGCCTGAAGGCTGAGCGGCGCTCTCCTTGGAAAGGCCTTTCTTGCCTGCTTTCGTCCCCGGCTTGTTTTTGGAGCTGGCGGAGAATCCTGCGGTGATCGGATGAAGTTGCCCTTATCCCTGACGCCAGCGGCTGTCGGCGCGTGGGCTTTTTTTGCGGTCTCCGCGTCAGCCGAGCCGATCCGGCACCCCACCGCGATCTTCGCCGGCCTCGACAAGACCACCGGCCGCATCATCAATTTCGACGTCGCGATCGACGAAACCGTGCAGTTCGGCGCCCTTCAGGTGACGCCGCGCGTGTGCAACACGCGACCGCAGACCGAAACCCCGCAGACGACCAGCTTCGTCGAGGTGGACGAACTCATCCTCAAGCCGGAACGCCGGGGCGACCAGCCCGAAACGGTCAAGACCGACGCCAAACAAGAGGCGAAGCGCATCTTCTCGGGCTGGATGTTCGCTGCAAGTCCCGGTCTCCACGGGGTCGAGCATCCCGTCTATGACGTCTGGCTGGTCGACTGCAAAGGCGGCAAGGAAACGGTCGCGCCGCCCGCCGAAGCGGCCGCGCCGGCGGCTCCGCCTGCCGAGGCCGAGGCGACGGTCGCGCCCGAAGGCGCCAGCGGCAAGAAGCGCCGCTCGCGCCGAGTCGAGCCGACGGCGCCGCCGCCGATGGAAAATCAGCCGATCGGGCCAACCGATCAGGCAGCCCCGGCGCCCGTCGAGCCTGAGGCGGCTCCTGCGCCAGCGGAAGATCCTGCCGCCTCGCCGACGGGCGGGCGCAAGAAGAAGCGGCGGCGCGCCGAACAGGCAAACCCCGCTGCGGCGCCTCCTGCGAGCAACCCGCTTTTCCCCTTCTAATCGGCCAGCGCGGCCAGCGCCTGAGCGCCGCGCACCGGCGCGGTTTTGGGCCAGACGCTGAAGTTGGCCTTTTCTGGGAGCGCCCGTTCGAGCGCGCGATGATATTCCTCGCGCGAAACCTCGATCGCGCCGAGCGAGGCGAGATGCGGCGTAATGAATTGCGTGTCGAGCAGCTGGAAGCCGCCCGCTCGTAACCGCCCGATCAGGTGGACGAGCGCGACCTTTGAGGCGTCGCGCTCCAGATGGAACATGCTCTCGCCGAAAAACGCGCTTCCGAGAGCGACGCCGTAGAGCCCGCCGACGAGGCGCCCATCGAGGCGGCATTCCACCGTATGTGCGAAGCCAATATCGAACAACTCGCGATAAAGCCGGTGGATTTCGGCGTTGATCCAGGTCCGCTCACGTCGAAACGCGGGAGCGGCGCAGGCGTCGATCACCGCGTCGAAATCGCGATCGACGACGACCTCGAAACGATCGGACCGCACGGTCTTGGCCAGGGAGCGCGACACGACGAAGTCGTCGAAGGGAAAGATCGCGCGCCGCTCCGGATCGACCCAGTAAAGCTGATCGTCGTCGGCGCTCTCGGCCATCGGGAAAAGTCCGATGGAATAGGCGCGGAGCAGAAGATGCGGGGTGATCGCATAGGGGGCGTTGAGACGGGACATCTATTCAAGGATAGCGGCGCGAGAACGCCGCGCCACCCTCGACGGCGAGTTTCTTTAAAGAAAGTCGAATTAATTGCGCGTCGTGCAGTTGAGCTTCGCGCCCCGCCACTCGACCATGGCGTCGTCGCCCTTGTTCCAAAACTCGATGTCTTTGGCGACGTAGCGCGCGCCGCTCGCGGCCATCGCCTGTTTGGCCATCACGGTCTCGCCTTTAAAGACGAGTTTGGCGCGATTGGCGTTCGCGCCAAGGAAAGTGACCGTCAGAGCGGCGTTGGGATCGCCCGAACATGTGAAGACGAAGGGACCGCGCACGGTGGTTTTTGCGTGGGCGGATGCGAGCGGCGCAGCTGCCGCCAGAACCGCTGCGATGATGACCAGGGCTCGATTCATCTTCTTCCACCCTTCGCTCTAAAAATCGGGTTCGATGCCGCCCGTCGCCAAAAAATGCTCCAACCAATGAATGTCGTAAATTCCGTTTTGAACGTCGGCGTTGCGCACGAGCGTGCGAAACAGCGGAAGCGTCGTATCGATGCCGTCGACGATAAATTCGTCCAGCGCGCGACGCAGCCGCATCAGCGCTTCCGTTCGGTTGCGCCCGTGAACGATCAGCTTTCCGATGAGCGAGTCGTAGTTGGAGGGGATCGTATAGCCCTGATAGACCGCTGAATCGACGCGAACCCCGACGCCGCCGGGTGGGTGGTAATAAGCGATGCGCCCGGGCGAGGGCCTGAAGCTCGTGGGGTGCTCGGCGTTTACGCGGCATTCGATGGCGTGGCCGTAGAACCACATGTCTTCCTGTCGCAGGGAGAGCGGCGAGCCCGCCGCGACCCGGATCTGTTCGCAGACGAGATCGACGCCGGTGATCGCCTCCGTCACCGGATGCTCGACCTGAATGCGCGTATTCATCTCGATGAAATAGAATTCGCCGTTCTCGTAAAGAAACTCGATCGTGCCGGCGCCGGCGTATTGCATGTCTCGCATGGCGCGCGAGCAGATCTCGCCGATCTCCATACGCTGGGCGTCGTTGAGCGCGGGCGAGGGGCTTTCCTCCCAGATCTTCTGGTGTCGGCGCTGGAGCGAGCAGTCGCGCTCGCCGAGGTGAACCGCCTGGCCCTTGCCGTCGCCGAAAATCTGAAATTCGATATGGCGCGGCTTTTCGAGAAATTTCTCGATGTAGACCGTATCGTCGCCGAACGCGGCCTTTGCTTCGGTGCGCGCGGTGGCGATCGCGATGGGAAGGTCATGCGCGTCGCGCGCGACCTTCATGCCGCGGCCGCCGCCGCCGGACGCCGCCTTCACCAGAACCGGAAAGCCGATCCTCTCGGCGATCTTCAGCGCTTCCTTTTCGCTCAGGATCGGCCCGTCGGAGCCAGGCACGCAAGGAATGCCAAGCTTCCTTGCGGTCGCCTTGGCTTCGATCTTGTCGCCCATCAGGCGGATGTGCTCGGATTTCGGTCCGATGAAGGTGATGTTATGTTCTTCGAGAATCTCGGCGAAGCGCGCGTTCTCGGAAAGGAAACCATAGCCCGGATGCACGGCGTCCGCGCCGGTGATTTCGCAGGCGGAGAGCAGGGCGGGGATATTGAGATAGGAATCGCGGGCGGGCGCCGGCCCGATGCAGACGGACTCGTCGGCGAGCTTGACATGCATGGCGTCGGCGTCGGCGGTCGAATGCACGGCGACTGTCGCGACGCCTAATTCCTTGGCCGCGCGCAGGATGCGCAGCGCGATTTCGCCGCGGTTGGCGATAAGGATCTTGTCGAACATCTCTTACCGCCGCCTACTCGATCACGAGGAGAGGTTCGCCGTATTCCACAGGCTGGCCGTCCTCGACGAGTATGGCCGTCACAACGCCGGATTTGGTGGCGACGATGTCGTTGAAGGTCTTCATCGCTTCGATCAGCAACAGCTTGTCGCCGAGCGAAACGCGCGCGCCGATCTCGACGAAGGGCTTTGCGTCGGGGTTCGGCCGAAGATAAGCGGTGCCGACCATGGGCGACTTCACCGCGTCCAGGTATTCGGCGGGCTCCGTGACGGGAGTGGGGGACGTGGCCGGCTTTGCCGTCGGCGGCGGCGGGGGCTGGACCGGCGGCGCGGCGCCGACGCTCGGGATCGCTGCGGCAGGCGCGCGCGCCGCGCGGATACGCAAATCGCCCTTCTCCACCTCAAATTCGGTCAAATTGCTGCTTGCGACGAGCTCCGCAATCGTGCGCAGCAGATCCGCGTCGATGGCGGGCGCGGGCGCGGTGACCGACGCCGGCTTGCGGGAGGAAGCGGTGCGAGGCGGTTGAGCTTTGCGCGCCATAAGTGTCTCAGCTCTTTCTCAGTTCGTTTTCAAAGACAGCGTCAAGGGCAAGAACGTATGAGAGCGGGCCGAATCCCGCGATCACGCCGCGCGCCGCTGGCGAGATGAAGGAATGGCTCCGAAAGCTTTCGCGTGCGTGCACATTGGACAGGTGCACTTCGATGACGACAGCTTGCGCGCCCTTGATCGCATCATAGAGCGCGATGGATGTGTGCGTCAGCGCGCCAGCGTTCAGTATGACCGGCGCGCCCGCGCCGCCGGCTTCCTGGATCCAGTCGACGAGATCGCCCTCGTGGTTGGACTGCCGGAAAACCAGCGATACGCCGCGTTCGGCGCAACGCTTCTCCAGCGTCGCGCGGATATCGTCGAGCGACGCCGTTCCGTATATCGCGGGCTCCCGCTTGCCGAGAAGATTGAGATTGGGACCGTTAAGCACGTGGACGGCTGACATAGCGCTTCCGAAAACGTTCCCCGAAAAATCTCAAAGGCGGCAGGCTGTCTGTCTTAGCCGTGTTGTCGCCGCAAAGAAAGCCCGTCGCGGCGCTAGCAGGCGGTCTTGCCGCATTTGCGCATGTTTTCGATCTTGGCTTTCAGTTGCGCGTAGGGCACGCCGCCGATGATCGCCTCTTTGCCGATGACCCAGGCGGGCGTTCCATCGAACCGCAGCTCATCGGCCAGCGTCGCGACTTCCTTCAGCGCGGCCTTTGTCTCCGGGCTCGACATGTCCTTCTCGAGACGGGGCATATCGGCGCCCACCTCCTTCGCCGCCGCCAGCGCCTGCTGCTTGCCGATGTGGCCGCGAGTCGAGAGCAGCTTGCGATGGAAATCCCAGAACTTCTGGCTGTCGAGCTGCATGCGCGCAGCGGTCGCGACCTGCGCCGCCTCGACGGAGTCGGGCCCCAGAATCGGGAAGTCCTTGAGCACCACCCGCAGCTTGGGATCCGCCTCGATCAACTTGCCGACCGAAGCCATCGCCTGCTTGCAGTAGCCGCAGTTATAGTCGAAGAATTCGACGAGCGTGACGTCGCCGCTCGGATTGCCCACGACGGCCTGGTTGGGCGAGTTCACGATTTTGTCGCCGTGCTGGCCGACGGCCTTTTCGCGGGTGGCGGCCTCGGCGACCTTCTCGCGCTTTCCAAGTTCGTCAATTGCTTCCCGGACCACTTCCGGGTTGGAAAGGAGATAGTCGTGCACGACCTTCTCGATCTCGACCTTCTGCTTGCCGGAAAGCTCCTCGGCGAAGAGCGGCGTCGCCGCGCCTAGAGCGAGACATGCGCCGGCGGCGAGCGAGATAAAAAAGCTCATTGCATTCTCCTTTGCGCGACAGCGCATTCGTGTCGGGATCCCTTCGTCGCGGCGCTTTTAGCACAAGGGGCGGCGGGCGTCCTCCTGACGTAAGGTAGGCACATCTCACGCGAATGGCTTAGCGCGACTGATTGGTCCGAACGCCGTCGTTCACCAGCACCGAACCGACGCCGTAGTTGAACTTCGCTTCGCCCAGGGTGCGCAGCTGGAGCGTGACCATTACCGTCTGGCTGCGGGCCGGCAGGCCCGTGTAGGACTGCGGCTGATAGATCTGCGAATAATTGATCGACAGCGTCGTGCATTCGTCCTGATAGCCGATGCCGCCGCCGAGCGTTGCGACCGAGAACAGGGGCGCCGAGCCGACGAGATTTGAGCCCGTAAGCGTCGTCGCATAATAGACGGACGTCGGATTGGTGAGGGAGTTATAGAGATAGCGGCTCATATCGAAGGTGACGGTGCCCGTCAGGAAATAGTTTTTGGTGATGTCGTATTTTCCTGACGCGGAGAGTCCTTGGCGACGCACGTCAAAGCCGATCGCCGGCTGTGAGGCGTAATTCGCGTATTGGAGCTGGAGCGAGATCGGATCCAGATTCATTGTCGCGAACACGTCGACCCGCCGCGCGCGCAAGCTCCCCTTATCGAAGCGGCCCTTGGCGGTGAGGCTGAGAACGGACGAAGGCGCAAACGCGAAGCGCCCGACGATGTCCGATGCGCGCGAGTCGAGGCCGGAATCGAGGCCGACATTCGCCGCGTCAGCCTGCGCATAGGAGTTGGCGCCGGCGATCTGGCGCGACTGGCCGATCATCGCGTTGATGAAGCCGCCATTGGACAGCGACAGGGTGGCCTGGCCGCCATAGTTGAGGCGCGTGCCCGTCTCGAACCGGTCATAGCCGGAGAATTTGCTCCATTCGAACAGCGTCGAATCGTCGAAGACGAGGCTTTGCGCGTCGATGTTCACCAGCGAGGGAATCGAAGTCTGATTGGGGCGCGCGACGACCTGCGCGATCGGTTCGAAGACGATGTCGCCGATAAAGCTTCTGGCAAGGATCGGGTATCGCCATTCGGCGCCGAAGCCCGGGAGCGCCTGGCCGCGGAAGCGGTTGTCGGCGCCGTTGAAGAACTGGCCCTGCGCGGCATTGGGGATCGCCGACAGACTTTGGTTATAGATCGGGAACAAGCCTTGCCGGTCGTAATCGAGATAGCTTCCGACGAAACGCGCGAACGCGAACGGGGTCCACACGCCGCCGACCGGATCGATGATTTTACGTTTCCAGGCGCCGCTGATCGTCGCGTGCTGGTAATCGCCGCCGACGCCGCGCAACAGACAGCCGCTCTGCGCCGGGTCGGTCGCCCGCCCGTAAATCTGGCAAACGTTGTACAGGCTATAGATGCGGTCGAGCGTTCGCGGCTGGATGGACTCGAAGTTCGCGACGTTGGCGGAAGTGCTCGTCACATTGGCGTCGAGTTCAACCTGTCCGCCAACGCCTGCCGTCGCCGCAGGATCAATGTCGAAGACGCGGTTATAGTCGATCACCGGATGGACGACGGGCTGCTGCGCCTGCACGTCGTTGGGCGACAGCAGCTGGAAATAGTATCCGCGCATGTCGAAATAGCTGCGCGGTCCTTGGCCGGTCAGATAGATCGTCGACGACGCTTCGCGGAAGAAATAGTTCTGCAGGAGATAATTGTATTGCTGATAGTCCTGCAGGAAGTAGCGATCGGACAGCGCCGTGATGTCCCAGCCAGCGCGCCAACGGTCGTTGAGCCAGAATTCGCCCATAGACTGGATGGCGCCGCGCCACTGCTTGCCGCCCGCGCCGAACGGGGCTTGCGCGAAGGCGCCCGTGTCTCCCACATGCGTGCCCTGACCGCGGATCGTATAGCCGCCATTGTCGAAGCGCTGACGGAATTCGGCCGTGACGAACGGGCCCTGCCGGGAAAAATAAATCGGCGTTACCGTCAGGTCGTAATCCGGCGCAATCGCCCAGAAGTAAGGCACGCCCACGCCGGCGCCGAGCTGCTGGCGATAGATGAAAACCGGCGATAGAAAACCGGACTTGCGCTTCACCGACGGGTCTGCCGACGACCAGAACGGCACATAGGCGACCGGCACGCCAAGAAGTTCGAAGGACGCATCCTCGTAATAGATCATCTTCTCGACGTTGTCGTGAATGATCCGTTTGGCGCGAACCGACCATGTGCGCGGCTTGGCGGGATCGTCTCGACAGGCCTCGCAGGCGGTGTAGGTGCCCATTTC
This window of the Methylocystis hirsuta genome carries:
- the accB gene encoding acetyl-CoA carboxylase biotin carboxyl carrier protein is translated as MARKAQPPRTASSRKPASVTAPAPAIDADLLRTIAELVASSNLTEFEVEKGDLRIRAARAPAAAIPSVGAAPPVQPPPPPTAKPATSPTPVTEPAEYLDAVKSPMVGTAYLRPNPDAKPFVEIGARVSLGDKLLLIEAMKTFNDIVATKSGVVTAILVEDGQPVEYGEPLLVIE
- the aroQ gene encoding type II 3-dehydroquinate dehydratase yields the protein MSAVHVLNGPNLNLLGKREPAIYGTASLDDIRATLEKRCAERGVSLVFRQSNHEGDLVDWIQEAGGAGAPVILNAGALTHTSIALYDAIKGAQAVVIEVHLSNVHARESFRSHSFISPAARGVIAGFGPLSYVLALDAVFENELRKS
- a CDS encoding DsbA family protein, translated to MRCRAKENAMSFFISLAAGACLALGAATPLFAEELSGKQKVEIEKVVHDYLLSNPEVVREAIDELGKREKVAEAATREKAVGQHGDKIVNSPNQAVVGNPSGDVTLVEFFDYNCGYCKQAMASVGKLIEADPKLRVVLKDFPILGPDSVEAAQVATAARMQLDSQKFWDFHRKLLSTRGHIGKQQALAAAKEVGADMPRLEKDMSSPETKAALKEVATLADELRFDGTPAWVIGKEAIIGGVPYAQLKAKIENMRKCGKTAC
- a CDS encoding LPS-assembly protein LptD; its protein translation is MALTSSSRHLSLLAATLALAEAAFATHSAAAAPPAAGADARMVVEAKELVYDEKSNTVTARGAVQIYYKGRLLEADRVTYDRNTSRVFAEGHATLTETDGSIARAERFDFTDDFKNGFIDSLQVDTVNNTHFTSPRAERAGETTTFEMGTYTACEACRDDPAKPRTWSVRAKRIIHDNVEKMIYYEDASFELLGVPVAYVPFWSSADPSVKRKSGFLSPVFIYRQQLGAGVGVPYFWAIAPDYDLTVTPIYFSRQGPFVTAEFRQRFDNGGYTIRGQGTHVGDTGAFAQAPFGAGGKQWRGAIQSMGEFWLNDRWRAGWDITALSDRYFLQDYQQYNYLLQNYFFREASSTIYLTGQGPRSYFDMRGYYFQLLSPNDVQAQQPVVHPVIDYNRVFDIDPAATAGVGGQVELDANVTSTSANVANFESIQPRTLDRIYSLYNVCQIYGRATDPAQSGCLLRGVGGDYQHATISGAWKRKIIDPVGGVWTPFAFARFVGSYLDYDRQGLFPIYNQSLSAIPNAAQGQFFNGADNRFRGQALPGFGAEWRYPILARSFIGDIVFEPIAQVVARPNQTSIPSLVNIDAQSLVFDDSTLFEWSKFSGYDRFETGTRLNYGGQATLSLSNGGFINAMIGQSRQIAGANSYAQADAANVGLDSGLDSRASDIVGRFAFAPSSVLSLTAKGRFDKGSLRARRVDVFATMNLDPISLQLQYANYASQPAIGFDVRRQGLSASGKYDITKNYFLTGTVTFDMSRYLYNSLTNPTSVYYATTLTGSNLVGSAPLFSVATLGGGIGYQDECTTLSINYSQIYQPQSYTGLPARSQTVMVTLQLRTLGEAKFNYGVGSVLVNDGVRTNQSR